The following DNA comes from Fusarium fujikuroi IMI 58289 draft genome, chromosome FFUJ_chr03.
TCACAGCGAGGATAGAAGGTTGAATACAACTAGGGCGAGCGACTGGAAGACTTGGATGGATGGTGTTAGCAAAGAACGGTTGATCTTGGAGGTGTTTGGCTAGGTTGGCTTGCAGACATATGTCTTTGTTGTATAGCATAGCATTGCGGGTTATTTTATTGTACTGTGTAGATCTGGATAGACTTTATTTAACAACACTTGATTGTGCACgccatctcttcttcatctgcgaGACCATTTTTTGGCGCGTTTCCTACcattatctctttttatgGGAGTAGTTTGTTGTTCTGCTTAAGTAGCAGTAGTTCAAATAATATTTCCCATTGGTGACAACCAACTACCAGACCCTAAAGTAAACTGCTTAACCCGCCACAACACCCAAACTGCATTCGTCTCTGTTTTACAAGATGTATCTAAAGTTCTTGTTCTGCATATCAGTCTCATCCACCTGAAGAAGTGTCCCATCCTCAGTGAGGTCGACCTGTCGAGACTCTTCGGGATCTCTCTTAACGCCCTGCTCATTATCGCGACGGCGGTTCTCCCAGGTAAGGTAGAAATAAATGCCCACCACAAGAGCAATGGTGATGGCATAGCAGACCATGATTGTGGTGTAAGCGGTCTATAACGGTTAGAGATGTCTCATAGTGAGTATCAGCGTTACTCACGTGGTAGTCGGGTGCCTCGGTGCTGATAAAGAACTGAGGTCCACTCAAGTTTCCAGCGCAATATCCCAGGAATATCATAGCCATGACGGTCGACTTCTTTGTGAATCCAGCGATGTTACTAGCAGACAGTGAGAGCATGAGAGGGAATGCTGGCGCTACAGCCATAATGAGCCAGAAACCTGCCAGTCGGGATAGTTTCTCAGCCGTAGGGAGGAGCTTGATCATCAGAATACCAGCGATGGCCATCAGGTACGTCAGAACAAGAGCAATGTGTCGAGACTTGCGGACATATGTCGTGAAAAcagcgacgaggatgacggtCGTGAGTTGGAAGGCTGACGCAGGCAGGCCCATGAGGATAGTCTGCTTCTCATCGTAACCGAAGCTCTTGATGACAATGGTGCTGAACTATTGTCGCATGTCAATAACGCGCTATCATGATCGGAGAAGGAATACTCACGCTGGTGGTTCCACCATTGGGAATGCAGATgatgaaagagaagaaaaagaaccaCCAGGACTTGACGTCCTTCATAGTCTCGATAAACTGCCCGCGATCCCACTTCTTAGTCTGAGTAGTTCTCTGGAACTTCTTCGGTCGAAGAGCAGCAAACTCTCGCTCAGAAGTTGACAGAAACCCAGCGGTGGCAGGAGAATCAGGCAGGAAGAAGAATGTGAGAACGGACCAAGCAATGGTGATGAGAccaaagatgagaaagagCATCTAATCAAGTCAGCAGGGCATCTAGTCATCGCAAGAGTAACTCACCTTCCACTGCTCAATAGGCCCATGGTAGCTCAGAATGCCATACGCAATCATAGCACCAACCATACTCGCCGACGCGTTCCCCGCAAACCAGAACGAATGGCGCGATACATGCTCATGAGGCGTATACCACATTCCCGTGATGAGTGAGAACCCGGGACTAATCGCGCTCTCAAACACACCAAGAAAGAAGCGGAGAACCATGAGACTAGCGTAATTATGCGCGACGGCGTGGAGAGTGAGGATAACGCCCCAGATAAACATGAGAACGCTTAGATATTTGCCGAGAGGGAATTTGACGAAGCCGAGGGAAATGGGGTATGAGGCAACGAGGTAGCCTATGTAGAAAATACTAGATGCCCAGCTGAATTGTTGGCCGACGAGTTGCTTTGCTCGTTAGTGGGTGTTTTTCTTCTGCGCTGCGAGTACATACCAGATCCTCTCTTAGACCAAGAATAGCGCTATACGCCAAACTCGTCTCTGTACAAAGTCAATACCCGTATATTAGTTGACACATTAAACGTACTATCCAAATACTGCAATCCATAACTGACGATGAGCAACGGCATAAGTCTGCAAAATTAGCTCTGAACACCTGTCACGTCTGGTAGCACATACCTCATATCAATTTTCCtcacaagcttcttctcctcctccaccgacAACGTATCAACCGTCCCGTTcgcatcaacatccatctcataCGAAGGCGCCGACTCTTTCATTTCTTTGCCCTCCATGATTAAAATTGCGATGTTGCAGGAGtgagaaaaaagaaggttAAAACTTAAAGCGTTGGTGGTTTTGAGTCAGTGTCTGGGCGCAAGGGCCCAGTTATATTGCTCTCCTTATCACACCCGCGCTAGCCTTGTTCTCCTTATCAAATTCGGCTCCAAAATCTGGGGTCCCTTGTCTACTACCCCAGATTTGTGGCGTGGGCTGTGAGTGGTCGGTTTAATCGACGAGATAAGCTACGCTATTTATCGAGGAGAtagtgaagatggagggaTGAGAGTATCAATTCATGATGCTGTAGTCTGCTTGCTAACTAACTCGCGAACCGCCTCCATCGATATTCCCTTAGCCGACAGTGTCTTAGCCGATACCACGAGATTGTAAACGCCCTTGATAACGGGGTCTGAAATACTCGCCGAGATCCAATCTCGGTATACAGGGTCATGTGTTTCGATCCCTCCGATTAAGAGAGCCCATTGGAAGCGCTCTAGGAGCTG
Coding sequences within:
- a CDS encoding related to DAL5-Allantoate and ureidosuccinate permease, with protein sequence MEGKEMKESAPSYEMDVDANGTVDTLSVEEEKKLVRKIDMRLMPLLIVSYGLQYLDKTSLAYSAILGLREDLQLVGQQFSWASSIFYIGYLVASYPISLGFVKFPLGKYLSVLMFIWGVILTLHAVAHNYASLMVLRFFLGVFESAISPGFSLITGMWYTPHEHVSRHSFWFAGNASASMVGAMIAYGILSYHGPIEQWKMLFLIFGLITIAWSVLTFFFLPDSPATAGFLSTSEREFAALRPKKFQRTTQTKKWDRGQFIETMKDVKSWWFFFFSFIICIPNGGTTSFSTIVIKSFGYDEKQTILMGLPASAFQLTTVILVAVFTTYVRKSRHIALVLTYLMAIAGILMIKLLPTAEKLSRLAGFWLIMAVAPAFPLMLSLSASNIAGFTKKSTVMAMIFLGYCAGNLSGPQFFISTEAPDYHTAYTTIMVCYAITIALVVGIYFYLTWENRRRDNEQGVKRDPEESRQVDLTEDGTLLQVDETDMQNKNFRYIL